The Labeo rohita strain BAU-BD-2019 unplaced genomic scaffold, IGBB_LRoh.1.0 scaffold_63, whole genome shotgun sequence genome window below encodes:
- the si:ch211-165g14.1 gene encoding transcription factor 20 yields the protein MSMPWMNLVLKPMAVGLAPNPSRCSHGWSRSAFPYLQKTAIKTCMLIFQKTSHLPQMQKTQASSSLHRVGLRQHQAVREKLQHRRVGNRRSRGPNKEPNLRSPLSGRKRQRLANRQQAPQREDAENLARLDLHPCFSPQEPEIKLKYANHKEDKKDARPDSFAPYIHMELSSCTIVNFREEDVYSTKKGSQQVVSGVIPKTSCLQLGRVGSDARLQVKHFCCLCGRTGNVEGLGDLHGPYRSSGVQPVCKSDSSPAVQKQELDCSDLDSVYSLEDGASQSVKRQRKENCSEGVEESRVCSEHWIHEDCSIWTAGIFLVKGKLYGLEEAIRLAQETVCSFCHRVGATLGCFFKDCPNKYHFPCALQSDSALNEENFTIRCPKHKNKTSRVSVSRLKNR from the exons ATGTCTATGCCATGGATGAACCTGGTTTTGAAGCCCATGGCGGTAGGACTGGCTCCGAATCCAAGTCGTTGCTCTCATGGATGGAGTCGGTCTGCATTCCCATATCTCCAGAAGACAGCGATCAAGACATGCATGCTGATTTTCCAAAAAACTTCCCATCTACCTCAGATGCAGAAAACACAAGCATCTTCAAGTCTCCACAGAGTGGGGCTTCGTCAACATCAAGCCGTCCGCGAAAAACTCCAGCATCGAAGAGTAGGAAACAGGCGAAGCCGAGGCCCAAACAAAGAGCCAAACCTAAGAAGCCCGCTAAGCGGGCGAAAGCGCCAACGGCTAGCAAATCGGCAACAAGCACCGCAAAGAGAAGACGCAGAAAACCTCGCTCGTCTGGACCTTCATCCATGTTTTTCACCTCAAGAGCCGGAGATCAAACTAAAATATGCAAACCACAAAGAAGACAAGAAGGACGCCAGGCCGGACAGCTTCGCCCCGTACATTCACATGGAGTTATCATCCTGCACAATCGTCAATTTTCGGGAAGAGGATGTTTATTCGACAAAGAAAGGCTCGCAGCAGGTGGTCTCGGGGGTCATCCCAAAGACGTCCTGTTTGCAGCTTGGCCGCGTCGGCTCTGACGCCAGGTTGCAGGTCAAGCATTTCTGCTGCTTGTGTGGAAGGACGGGCAATGTTGAAGGCCTCGGGGATTTGCATGGGCCGTACCGCTCCAGTGGAGTTCAGCCCGTCTGTAAATCTGACAGCAGTCCTGCTGTCCAAAAGCAGGAACTGGACTGCAGCGATTTAGACTCGGTTTATAGTTTAGAGGATGGGGCATCCCAGTCTGTCAAACGGCAGAGGAAGGAGAACTGCTCGGAGGGCGTTGAGGAGTCTAGGGTGTGTAGTGAGCACTGGATACATGAGGACTGTAGCATCTGGACTGCCGGCATCTTTTTGGTTAAAGGGAAACTCTACGGATTGGAGGAAGCCATTCGGCTTGCGCAGGAAACA GTGTGTTCATTCTGTCACAGGGTCGGTGCCACATTGGGATGTTTCTTCAAAGATTGCCCCAATAAGTACCATTTCCCCTGTGCCCTGCAGTCAG